The proteins below come from a single Gimesia alba genomic window:
- a CDS encoding alpha/beta hydrolase: MQQLTRYAMFLTAFALLPTGFAFSEEANVLLKDSFEEGKTTPNGWNSGANLPGVRYVYDKGRGKTGKRSLSLQKTARRYFPIAQWYRILPYNGESKTLQVKCQVRAQQATKAIIDVQFLDANRSSLGHEWVSYIGAKQAGDSPANHNWKEYSGTVSIPDKTKQIAIALQIYGPGKIWFDDLEATFDGATPAAKKTTEKAIEVKAGKGVGQYLLVPPKAKSATEKEQALLIVLPGGDGSADFHPFVKRIHENALSDDFVLAQPLARQWSPSQKIVWPTVDSKTDDMQYTTEELIEAVIEDVSKKHKVNPRRIYLLAWSSGGPAAYATVMQKETQVNGALIAMSVFKPKQLPDPKNAKDRSIYMLHSPDDKICPYWMAQAAEKTLSKAGVSTTLVNYPGGHGWKGDVYGNIRQGIEWLQKSK, encoded by the coding sequence ATGCAACAATTGACACGATACGCGATGTTTTTGACAGCTTTCGCGCTGCTCCCAACGGGATTCGCCTTTTCAGAAGAAGCAAATGTGTTGTTGAAAGACAGCTTTGAAGAGGGAAAAACAACACCCAATGGCTGGAACAGTGGTGCCAATCTGCCGGGAGTCAGATACGTATATGACAAAGGGCGCGGAAAAACAGGTAAACGCAGTCTGTCACTACAGAAAACCGCACGACGTTATTTTCCGATCGCGCAGTGGTATCGAATTCTGCCTTATAACGGCGAGTCAAAAACATTGCAGGTCAAATGTCAGGTCCGCGCCCAACAAGCCACTAAAGCCATTATCGATGTGCAGTTTCTCGACGCAAACCGCTCCAGTCTTGGTCACGAATGGGTCAGCTATATCGGCGCAAAACAGGCCGGCGATTCGCCCGCGAATCATAACTGGAAAGAATACTCTGGCACCGTCTCCATCCCCGATAAAACGAAACAAATTGCCATCGCACTGCAAATCTACGGTCCCGGAAAAATCTGGTTTGATGATCTTGAAGCAACCTTCGATGGCGCAACCCCAGCCGCGAAAAAGACAACTGAAAAAGCCATCGAAGTCAAAGCCGGAAAAGGGGTCGGCCAATACCTATTGGTTCCCCCCAAAGCCAAATCCGCTACGGAAAAAGAGCAGGCGCTATTGATCGTGCTCCCCGGCGGCGATGGTTCGGCAGACTTTCATCCATTCGTAAAACGGATTCATGAGAACGCGCTCAGTGATGACTTTGTGCTGGCACAGCCGCTGGCCAGACAGTGGTCACCCAGTCAAAAAATCGTCTGGCCTACGGTAGACAGCAAGACTGACGACATGCAGTACACCACGGAAGAACTGATTGAGGCGGTCATTGAGGATGTCAGTAAAAAGCACAAAGTTAATCCCCGGCGGATTTACCTGTTGGCCTGGTCCTCCGGTGGCCCAGCCGCGTATGCGACCGTGATGCAAAAAGAGACTCAGGTCAACGGTGCCCTGATCGCCATGTCTGTCTTTAAACCAAAACAGCTTCCTGACCCGAAGAACGCCAAAGATCGCAGCATCTATATGTTGCATTCACCCGACGACAAAATTTGTCCTTACTGGATGGCACAAGCCGCTGAAAAGACGCTCTCCAAAGCGGGTGTGAGCACGACACTGGTTAACTACCCCGGCGGTCACGGCTGGAAGGGAGACGTGTATGGCAACATTCGACAGGGTATCGAATGGCTGCAAAAGTCAAAATGA
- a CDS encoding carboxypeptidase-like regulatory domain-containing protein, which translates to MLRNWIQTLFSYLHLPLIAHADREMNDIREEIAFHLSASAEEKCDAGMDQQKSQQAALEQFGDVNSVVQDCCHVSLSRHVFWHRIHQILTLGLICAVGFLFWFYSQNKPATNSDLSALAPSGYSLAETNGVIRGTVVTDRGKPVNAAHVLAVVKTWPPNGFRQNSYTATTRADGTFLIKNAYPPEQDYEVQIAALAEGHLLQSEYISMRQGTLEPVRFQLKETAPFVLRFESHDGTPIAGVSAFPFERVDKNGAEHCVYFCSAEPIVQKSNATGTISMPHFLPGEQVTVYVRFPNSDWQTRQLVVPQEANELVLTPSVNDKLDDG; encoded by the coding sequence ATGCTTCGAAATTGGATTCAGACCCTGTTTTCTTATCTCCACCTGCCACTCATCGCACACGCGGATCGCGAGATGAATGACATCCGCGAGGAAATCGCCTTCCATCTGTCGGCTAGTGCGGAAGAAAAATGCGATGCCGGCATGGACCAACAGAAATCACAGCAGGCGGCTCTGGAACAGTTTGGCGACGTCAATTCCGTCGTTCAGGATTGCTGTCACGTCTCGCTTTCGCGGCACGTTTTCTGGCATCGGATTCATCAAATCCTCACGCTCGGATTGATCTGTGCCGTCGGTTTCCTGTTCTGGTTTTACTCTCAAAACAAACCCGCGACGAATTCCGATCTTTCTGCGCTCGCTCCCTCTGGATATTCACTGGCAGAAACGAATGGAGTTATCCGGGGCACTGTTGTGACTGATCGAGGCAAACCGGTGAATGCGGCGCATGTTTTGGCTGTCGTCAAAACGTGGCCGCCCAATGGATTCCGGCAGAATTCCTATACGGCAACCACACGCGCCGACGGAACATTTTTGATTAAAAATGCGTATCCACCAGAGCAGGACTATGAAGTCCAAATCGCAGCGCTGGCGGAAGGGCATCTATTACAGTCAGAATATATTTCCATGCGCCAGGGGACCCTGGAACCGGTTCGCTTCCAGTTAAAAGAAACCGCGCCGTTTGTACTGAGGTTCGAGTCACATGATGGCACGCCCATCGCGGGCGTCAGCGCGTTTCCCTTCGAACGGGTTGACAAAAATGGTGCTGAGCACTGCGTTTATTTTTGTAGTGCCGAACCGATTGTGCAAAAGTCGAATGCGACAGGAACAATTTCGATGCCCCACTTTTTGCCAGGCGAACAAGTCACCGTGTATGTCCGTTTTCCAAATAGCGACTGGCAGACTCGGCAACTGGTGGTTCCGCAGGAAGCAAATGAACTTGTGCTGACTCCCTCAGTGAACGATAAACTCGACGACGGATAA
- a CDS encoding PadR family transcriptional regulator: MAEKRKADLLQGTLDMLILKSLLEGPRHGYGVAKWIQVTTKQALQVEEGSLYPALHRMQKRGWIKSEWGLSESNRRAKYYQLTAAGRTQLKSEVQAWSHLVDAISLVLNSNLAEA, encoded by the coding sequence ATGGCAGAAAAACGAAAAGCCGATTTGCTGCAAGGCACGCTGGATATGTTGATCCTGAAAAGCTTGCTTGAAGGCCCGCGACACGGGTATGGCGTGGCGAAATGGATTCAGGTCACGACCAAACAGGCGTTACAAGTTGAAGAAGGTTCGTTGTATCCTGCCTTGCATCGAATGCAGAAGCGGGGCTGGATCAAGTCGGAATGGGGCCTCTCCGAAAGTAATCGCCGTGCGAAATACTACCAGTTGACAGCTGCGGGGCGGACCCAGCTCAAATCCGAAGTTCAGGCATGGTCCCACTTAGTGGATGCGATCAGCCTGGTATTGAACTCGAATCTCGCGGAGGCCTGA
- a CDS encoding outer membrane protein assembly factor BamB family protein → MRAIRNRAAGVLLFLVTPGVGIFSTALSLSAADWPTYRADAQRSGFTTDGLPEKLAQHWRHQDAHSPQPAWPRSTRLTYDRVNHCVIADGRVFFGDSVSGKVQALDLKMGKPIWEFFTEGPVRFAPTVWRDRLLVTSDDGFLYALRVDDGSLIWKHRGGPNAQMAVGNERVISKWPARGAAAVVEGVVYYAAGIWPSDGIYLYALNAETGKPVWSNTDSGQIYMPQPHGGANANSGISAQGYLAIAGDHLLVPAGRAVPASMNRLTGKFEYFHLQKNRAQGGGDTVVAGDLFLNSGVVFKAADGEAIAKSAGGPTVALPDGLVEASKGKVTRYQWVETENPDRKGKLVRSKGLKQVWTVKQSHPSAALIIAGDKIVSGSDGFVEVVDLESGKPFWSTSVEGVAYGLAVSGSHLVVSTDRGNVYTFGSAAKSPASKNNKTEAVTSPYPADSAAAKVAAEIVERTKIDKGYCFDVGCGDGALAYELANRTQLRIVAIESDPKLVALARQKLTAAGVYGSRVMVLQRPLDQTHGPNKVANLVVSGRSVTEGIKELPVQELKRLQRPYGGHVCYGKPGELNIERRDAIQGAGEWTHQYADAANTLCSNDKLVNGQLSMLWYRDFDFVIPSRHGRGPAPLFSKGRLFHEGNDGLIAVDAYNGHELWRFQIEGVLAAYDGDELMGASGTGSNYCLGGDFVFIRHEQHCFQLDAATGKVVHTFDVPQSKDPKAKANKQPWGYIAWHDGMLIGSAADPNHVVAYRYRDTTGDMSKQLTESNRLFAFDTKTGKLKWQYESEDSIRHNAIAIANEKLYLIDRPLADFDRTKESKRNPIPKTAKHATGQLLCLSIHDGYVLWKNKEDIYGTMIAVSAENDALLMSYQPTSFRLSSEKGGRLSVFNSSTGEKTWEAKANYSSRPLINGKTVYAQGGAWNLKTGKPQPFNFKRSYGCGVLASCENMMFFRSATLGYFDFNKNSSIENYGGVRPGCWINAIPAGGLVLVPDASAACSCSYLNKSWFALETQSAQ, encoded by the coding sequence ATGAGAGCAATTCGCAATCGGGCAGCAGGCGTTTTATTATTTCTTGTCACGCCTGGTGTCGGAATCTTTTCAACGGCGCTTTCACTCAGTGCGGCTGACTGGCCCACGTACCGGGCCGACGCGCAGCGCAGTGGATTCACGACGGACGGTCTTCCGGAAAAACTTGCGCAGCACTGGCGTCATCAAGACGCACATTCACCGCAGCCCGCCTGGCCGCGGAGTACGCGTTTGACTTATGACCGTGTGAATCATTGTGTGATTGCCGATGGGCGAGTTTTCTTTGGCGATAGTGTGTCCGGGAAAGTTCAGGCACTGGATCTGAAGATGGGAAAACCGATCTGGGAATTTTTCACCGAAGGCCCCGTTCGTTTTGCACCAACGGTCTGGCGCGATCGACTGCTGGTGACCAGTGATGACGGTTTTCTTTATGCGCTGCGTGTTGATGATGGCAGTCTCATCTGGAAACACCGAGGCGGACCGAATGCGCAGATGGCCGTGGGGAACGAGCGCGTGATTTCCAAGTGGCCGGCCCGTGGTGCAGCGGCTGTGGTTGAAGGCGTGGTATATTATGCAGCGGGGATCTGGCCCAGCGATGGAATTTATCTGTATGCCTTGAATGCAGAAACGGGGAAGCCGGTCTGGTCGAACACGGACTCCGGCCAGATTTATATGCCTCAGCCGCACGGGGGGGCGAATGCCAACAGCGGCATTTCAGCACAAGGCTATCTGGCGATTGCCGGTGATCATCTGCTCGTGCCGGCAGGACGCGCGGTGCCTGCGTCGATGAATCGGTTGACTGGAAAGTTCGAATATTTTCACCTGCAGAAAAACCGGGCTCAGGGGGGCGGCGATACCGTTGTGGCCGGTGATCTGTTTTTAAACAGTGGCGTTGTTTTCAAAGCAGCCGACGGTGAAGCGATTGCGAAGTCAGCAGGCGGCCCGACCGTCGCTTTACCCGATGGTCTGGTCGAAGCCAGCAAGGGGAAGGTCACACGCTATCAATGGGTGGAAACTGAAAACCCGGACCGTAAAGGCAAGCTGGTTCGCTCAAAGGGACTCAAGCAGGTCTGGACGGTTAAACAGTCTCACCCGAGTGCGGCGCTCATTATTGCGGGGGACAAAATTGTGTCCGGCTCTGATGGGTTTGTTGAAGTCGTTGATCTGGAATCGGGTAAGCCGTTCTGGTCGACGTCCGTGGAAGGTGTGGCCTACGGTCTGGCGGTGAGCGGTTCTCATCTGGTGGTCAGTACCGATCGGGGCAACGTTTATACCTTTGGTTCAGCTGCGAAATCACCCGCATCGAAAAACAACAAAACAGAGGCGGTGACATCACCGTATCCCGCTGATTCCGCAGCCGCTAAAGTGGCGGCTGAAATTGTCGAGCGTACGAAGATCGACAAAGGATATTGCTTTGACGTCGGTTGCGGTGATGGTGCACTGGCTTATGAGCTGGCGAACCGGACGCAGTTGCGGATTGTGGCGATTGAGTCGGATCCGAAGCTGGTGGCACTAGCTCGTCAGAAGTTGACGGCGGCGGGCGTATATGGATCGCGGGTTATGGTGCTGCAGCGCCCGCTTGATCAGACGCATGGGCCAAACAAGGTCGCGAACCTGGTGGTCTCCGGCAGATCAGTCACTGAGGGGATCAAGGAACTGCCTGTGCAGGAACTCAAACGGTTGCAGCGACCGTACGGCGGGCATGTCTGTTATGGAAAACCGGGGGAATTGAACATCGAGCGGCGGGATGCCATTCAAGGGGCCGGCGAGTGGACGCACCAGTATGCAGACGCGGCGAACACGCTGTGCAGTAATGACAAACTGGTTAACGGCCAGCTCAGCATGTTGTGGTATCGGGATTTTGATTTTGTGATTCCCTCCCGCCATGGTCGCGGGCCGGCGCCGTTGTTTTCGAAAGGGCGTCTGTTTCATGAAGGCAATGATGGTCTGATCGCGGTAGACGCTTATAACGGACATGAATTGTGGCGATTCCAGATTGAGGGTGTCCTCGCGGCCTATGATGGTGATGAACTGATGGGGGCTTCGGGCACCGGCAGCAATTATTGTCTGGGCGGCGATTTTGTATTCATCCGGCATGAGCAGCACTGTTTTCAACTGGACGCCGCTACGGGGAAAGTGGTGCATACATTTGACGTTCCCCAATCCAAAGACCCGAAAGCAAAGGCAAACAAACAGCCGTGGGGATATATTGCCTGGCATGACGGAATGCTCATCGGCTCTGCCGCTGATCCCAACCATGTTGTCGCATATCGTTATCGAGACACGACGGGCGATATGTCGAAGCAGTTGACCGAGTCGAACCGGCTGTTTGCATTTGACACGAAAACCGGAAAATTGAAATGGCAGTACGAGTCGGAAGATTCGATCCGTCATAACGCGATTGCGATTGCCAACGAGAAACTGTACCTGATAGATCGTCCGCTGGCAGATTTTGATCGCACGAAAGAATCGAAACGCAACCCGATTCCCAAAACCGCCAAACATGCCACCGGTCAGTTACTATGTCTGAGCATTCACGATGGTTATGTGCTGTGGAAAAATAAAGAAGATATCTACGGCACGATGATTGCCGTCAGTGCAGAGAATGACGCGCTGCTGATGAGCTATCAACCGACGAGTTTCAGACTCTCCTCAGAGAAGGGGGGGCGGTTGAGTGTGTTCAACAGTAGTACTGGAGAAAAAACGTGGGAGGCGAAAGCGAATTACAGTTCCCGCCCGTTGATTAATGGGAAAACCGTGTATGCACAAGGGGGCGCCTGGAATTTGAAAACGGGCAAGCCGCAGCCTTTCAATTTTAAACGTTCCTACGGCTGCGGTGTTCTGGCGAGTTGCGAAAACATGATGTTCTTCCGGTCGGCGACGCTGGGCTATTTCGATTTTAACAAAAACAGCAGCATCGAAAATTATGGAGGCGTCCGCCCGGGTTGCTGGATCAATGCGATTCCCGCCGGCGGACTGGTGCTGGTTCCCGACGCGTCAGCAGCCTGCAGTTGCAGCTATCTGAATAAGTCCTGGTTCGCGTTGGAAACGCAGTCAGCACAATAG
- a CDS encoding thioredoxin-like domain-containing protein — MRFSLLKTVQTTVSPSRTLLFFSTVIVAIWGTTQLPAQEKSAKTYTPDHETRSVEFHVRDEHGKPLEGAKLFANLVYLDSSKNTKISNSNLVTNSTGIAKYKHPRHATGLRLWVSKPDFVPEFVDFDKDPQGEVTKIPDSFEFQLARGTKLSGIVVDESGKPIPNVTVSVSTHGKEPVWSAVPKPMMSLNTEAVTDKAGKWHITTAPVKPTGDDFQFRLKFTHPDYISDAKWSELQTQQNVTTTMLRDGSAKVVMHQGHAVKGTVLNTAGDPVTKGIIVWHDEPYFGSTVHEVEINEQGHFKTIPLPPGKHPITVVTPGFQPTRQIVDVTKSMDDLTFTMKPGKTLTLKIVDLSGKPVPKAHVSLRGWRGAESLYNWRHSNVLNSRIPTRANENGIYIWDWAPDDGVTYLISARSFASKEVTLAARETAHVIKLDQPLIATGKVTDAQTGKPVENFRVIPVIEFRPEFLSTSFQDTVPGKEGLYQIMLNGGMRDRRHLIRIEADGYQSAISKNSFGLGEGPVTQDFSLKPAKPRTGRVVDGSGKPVSGATVVAGTPSIVPIMQNNELDWSGIPLKTSSDGYFQIAATFEPTRIRVLHETGFAEAVRQPDEDIGTITIKPWSRISGRLFQAGKPVPNQLILFKTVQDRKLGEPRFQDSFHTQTDAEGRFEFKRLPPVAGAVQAYLGPWEDSPLTSSQSFPLDLQPGDHKIITLGETGATLKGTVVATGRGEVELNKNWSLNYLIRRDGGIPLPNDFPKLSFDPKGPVQPAWALDPNFYSWLKTHQYYFVKLAPEGQLQIGGVPPGDYDLVLRLYEQPAGCLVETIGTKVVSVNVTSDDIKSGTKDLGAIEVPCRVGPRVGQYMTSYKFTDTTGREHSIYDMKGRYVLMQVWASWCIPCLKSMPDIKATAAQLADKPITFVGLNIDKRPADAEILVEKNHWNWAQNYLGAQSDMARQLAISSVPIYYLIGPDGRLAASTNEWPEMKEKIEVALKPEQ; from the coding sequence ATGCGATTCAGTCTGTTAAAGACAGTCCAGACGACAGTCTCTCCCTCACGCACACTTCTCTTCTTCTCGACTGTTATTGTCGCGATCTGGGGAACAACACAACTGCCGGCGCAGGAAAAATCCGCGAAGACTTACACCCCGGATCATGAAACTCGCAGCGTGGAATTTCATGTACGCGACGAACACGGTAAGCCCCTCGAAGGAGCGAAGCTGTTTGCGAATCTCGTTTATCTTGACAGTTCTAAAAACACCAAAATCTCCAATTCCAATCTGGTTACGAATTCCACAGGCATCGCTAAATATAAGCACCCCCGTCACGCCACCGGTTTGCGGCTATGGGTCAGCAAGCCAGATTTTGTTCCCGAATTCGTCGATTTCGATAAAGACCCACAGGGCGAAGTGACAAAGATCCCCGATTCATTTGAATTTCAACTCGCCCGGGGAACAAAGTTAAGCGGGATTGTGGTCGATGAGAGCGGGAAACCCATTCCCAATGTGACAGTGAGCGTCAGTACGCACGGGAAAGAACCAGTCTGGTCCGCTGTACCGAAACCGATGATGAGCTTGAATACAGAGGCCGTCACCGACAAAGCGGGAAAATGGCACATCACAACTGCACCAGTAAAACCAACGGGAGACGATTTTCAATTCCGCCTAAAATTTACACATCCCGACTATATCAGTGATGCAAAATGGAGCGAGCTTCAAACACAACAAAATGTAACGACGACAATGCTGAGAGACGGCAGTGCGAAAGTTGTGATGCATCAAGGTCATGCTGTGAAAGGGACTGTCTTAAATACCGCTGGAGATCCCGTCACGAAAGGCATCATCGTCTGGCACGACGAACCGTACTTTGGCTCCACGGTTCACGAAGTGGAAATCAATGAGCAGGGACATTTTAAAACCATTCCCCTCCCGCCGGGAAAACACCCCATCACAGTCGTGACTCCGGGCTTTCAACCGACACGCCAGATTGTTGACGTAACAAAATCCATGGATGATCTCACTTTTACCATGAAGCCGGGAAAAACGCTCACCCTGAAGATTGTTGATCTCAGTGGTAAACCAGTTCCCAAAGCCCACGTAAGTCTGAGGGGATGGCGCGGTGCAGAATCATTGTATAACTGGCGACATTCGAATGTACTCAATTCCCGGATTCCTACGCGTGCCAATGAAAACGGCATCTATATCTGGGACTGGGCTCCCGATGACGGGGTCACTTATTTGATCTCTGCCCGGTCCTTCGCTTCGAAAGAGGTGACACTGGCCGCGAGAGAAACAGCGCACGTCATTAAACTGGATCAGCCGCTGATTGCGACAGGGAAAGTGACTGATGCGCAAACGGGAAAACCAGTTGAAAATTTTCGGGTCATCCCCGTCATCGAATTTCGTCCGGAGTTTTTGTCGACCTCGTTTCAAGATACCGTACCGGGAAAAGAGGGCCTGTATCAAATTATGTTGAATGGCGGCATGCGTGACCGTCGCCACCTGATTCGCATTGAAGCCGACGGGTATCAATCGGCAATCAGTAAAAATTCATTCGGACTTGGTGAAGGACCGGTCACTCAGGACTTTTCTCTGAAACCGGCAAAGCCTCGTACAGGAAGGGTCGTCGATGGTTCAGGTAAACCGGTCTCAGGTGCAACGGTCGTTGCAGGCACCCCCAGCATTGTCCCGATCATGCAAAACAACGAATTAGACTGGAGTGGAATTCCCCTCAAAACATCTTCTGACGGCTACTTCCAGATTGCCGCGACCTTTGAGCCAACTCGCATTCGCGTCCTGCATGAAACCGGTTTTGCGGAAGCGGTTCGACAACCAGACGAAGACATCGGGACGATTACTATAAAACCCTGGTCCCGAATTTCCGGCAGATTATTCCAGGCAGGAAAACCGGTCCCGAATCAATTGATTCTATTCAAGACAGTACAGGACCGAAAACTGGGAGAACCGCGCTTCCAGGATTCCTTTCATACACAAACCGATGCAGAAGGTCGCTTTGAATTCAAGCGTCTGCCCCCTGTCGCAGGTGCCGTGCAAGCGTATCTGGGCCCTTGGGAAGATTCACCACTCACCTCCAGTCAATCGTTTCCCCTCGATCTCCAGCCGGGCGATCATAAGATCATCACTCTCGGCGAGACGGGAGCCACTCTGAAAGGGACCGTCGTCGCCACAGGTAGAGGTGAAGTTGAATTGAACAAAAACTGGTCGCTCAATTATCTGATCCGTCGTGATGGTGGCATACCTCTACCGAACGATTTTCCGAAATTGAGCTTTGATCCCAAAGGCCCCGTCCAACCAGCGTGGGCTCTCGATCCGAATTTTTACAGCTGGCTCAAAACGCACCAATACTATTTTGTCAAACTCGCCCCCGAGGGCCAGCTGCAAATCGGCGGTGTCCCACCGGGAGACTACGATCTCGTGTTACGTTTGTACGAACAACCCGCCGGTTGTCTGGTGGAAACCATCGGGACAAAAGTGGTCTCGGTCAATGTGACCTCGGACGATATCAAATCGGGCACGAAAGACCTTGGGGCGATTGAAGTCCCCTGTCGTGTCGGCCCCCGCGTCGGACAATATATGACTTCCTATAAATTCACCGATACCACGGGTCGAGAACATTCCATCTATGATATGAAAGGCCGTTATGTGCTGATGCAGGTCTGGGCCAGCTGGTGCATTCCCTGCCTCAAAAGTATGCCTGATATTAAGGCGACGGCAGCACAGCTCGCCGACAAACCCATCACATTCGTCGGTTTGAATATTGATAAACGCCCCGCCGATGCAGAAATTCTCGTTGAGAAAAATCACTGGAACTGGGCACAAAACTACCTCGGTGCTCAATCCGATATGGCACGCCAGCTCGCCATCAGCTCCGTCCCCATCTACTACCTGATCGGCCCGGACGGACGTCTTGCTGCTTCGACAAACGAGTGGCCGGAAATGAAAGAAAAAATCGAAGTGGCACTGAAACCAGAGCAGTAA